TCTACGAGCAAAGCGATGACAGAGACTGAAACCAGAGGCAAAATGCTATTCATTAAAGAAGGTTGCGTTGCATGTCATACCCAACAGGTTAGAAATGTGGATATGGATCAGGTCTTTGGAAGTCGACCAAGTATTGCTTCGGATTATGCTAGAAACAAAAGATTAAATTTATTTCAGAATACAGCCACTTTGATGGGAACCGAACGTACCGGTCCAGATTTAACCAATATTGGGCAACGACAATCGAGTCTAGATTGGCATTATACACACCTTTATAATCCAAGGGCTGTCGTTCCACAATCGATAATGCCTGCCTATCCTTGGCTATTTATTGAAAAAGATGCTTTGGATCCCAATGATGTTGAAGCCAAAATCCCAACCGAATTTCTAAAATCAAAAACAAAAAAAATCGTGATTTCGCAAGATGCAAAAGATTTGGTTGCCTATCTTTTATTTTTAAAACAGCCTGACCTTCCAAAATCTATTGCACCAAAAGAATTCTTATATAAACAAAAAGAAAGAAAATCTGAAACAGGATCAAAATCCAATTTACCCGATGGCGAAGCTTTATTCATCACCCATTGTGCTACTTGTCATCAGGCATCTGGAGAAGGCGTTCTGGGAGCTTTTCCACCTCTTAAGGGCGACCAAGTCGTATTAGGAAATAATATCGATTTATACGTTACCATCATCATGAATGGTTACAATGGCCTTGCACCAGCCTACGCAGAAATGCCTGCTGTAGGGACAACAGCCAACTTAAAAGCCGAAGAAGTTGCTGCCATTATTAACCATGAACGCAAAAGTTGGGGGAATAATGCGTCCGAAGTAACGGTAGAAGAAGTGCAAAATATCATGGATAAAATAGAAAAAAAATAACATGAAAAAGTATCAATTAATAAGTTTCATTTTTGTTTTGTTAGGAAGTTTTTCTAAAGCTTGCGAGGCTTGCAAATTACAACAACCCAAAATAACACAGGAACTCACCCACGGAAAAGGCCCGCAGTCCAATTGGGATTGGGCTATTGTTGTCATTATCTCGGTCATCACTTTGGCAACTTTATTTTATGCCGTCAAATTTCTAATGCATCCTGGCGAGAAAAACAAGTCACATATTAAAAATAATGTTTTAAGCTACTAAACATGGAAAATAATAGCCAACATAATGCCCTTGTCATTTTGTTTATAGACGATGAAGTGAATCCTATTGCAGAATTGCAGACGCCTATCGTCTTCAATCTGGACACAACCAAGTTAACAGATGGCGAACATGTCTTAAAAATCGTGAGCAAATACGGCAAAAAAGAAGGTCTTAAAACCATTCCTTTCATAGTTAAAAATGGGCCCATAATCAACATAGAAGGCTTATCCGACAAAGAAACTGTCAACGGTATTATTCCACTAATGCTCAACGCTTACGACACAGGCAAAAAGCAAAGTTTCATTATCAAAGGCAGCGAAAATCCACGCGTGATTCCTGTATGGGTATGGGTAATCATTCTACTTTTTGCAGCTTGGTCTGTATATTACATTATTACCAATTTTAGTGTAGACTAAATATTTTCATTTATAAATACTGAGCAATTCTTTTATTTAAAATCTCTTTTCGATAACGAAATTTGAAGTCCTTTTTTTACAGTGTGCATATTAACATTTCCACCATATTTTTATTAAGTTATGAGAAGAAAAAAATAGTTACCGAAAAAGTAAAAATTAATAAATAAAATAAAGTCGAAATTCTTTCTCATCATAATAAAGCCTAATACCTGCAAAATATCATATTTCAATTCATTTAAAAACATCAAAATGTCCGTTTTGTCCAATTTTATACAACTATAATATTATCTTTTAATAGTAATTCTTTGGAAATTTGCACTTCTAAATCACAAATTTACGATAGAAGATGAGCA
This genomic stretch from Chryseobacterium sp. POL2 harbors:
- a CDS encoding cbb3-type cytochrome c oxidase subunit II, with the protein product MMDFFNDHKKLYSASLLFFLVLTLIICILPALDNQRIYQPLSTSKAMTETETRGKMLFIKEGCVACHTQQVRNVDMDQVFGSRPSIASDYARNKRLNLFQNTATLMGTERTGPDLTNIGQRQSSLDWHYTHLYNPRAVVPQSIMPAYPWLFIEKDALDPNDVEAKIPTEFLKSKTKKIVISQDAKDLVAYLLFLKQPDLPKSIAPKEFLYKQKERKSETGSKSNLPDGEALFITHCATCHQASGEGVLGAFPPLKGDQVVLGNNIDLYVTIIMNGYNGLAPAYAEMPAVGTTANLKAEEVAAIINHERKSWGNNASEVTVEEVQNIMDKIEKK
- a CDS encoding cytochrome C, with the protein product MENNSQHNALVILFIDDEVNPIAELQTPIVFNLDTTKLTDGEHVLKIVSKYGKKEGLKTIPFIVKNGPIINIEGLSDKETVNGIIPLMLNAYDTGKKQSFIIKGSENPRVIPVWVWVIILLFAAWSVYYIITNFSVD